The following are encoded together in the Paraburkholderia sp. BL10I2N1 genome:
- a CDS encoding pyridoxamine 5'-phosphate oxidase family protein — MDMKARAPTDRTRVRRVPERGDYERATLDAIVDAAHLCHLAFADERGVHCIPMACWREGDHLYLHGSNGSRLIRQAASGAQVCVTITHLDGLVLARSAFHHSMNYRCAVIYGVCERVADEDKAAALDAFMETIARGRSREVRPGNAKELAATTVLRLPLDEFACKTRAGGPKDDEDDLDLPVWAGVLPLELAPRSAVPDGAYEQTPEYIAKWR; from the coding sequence ATGGATATGAAGGCAAGAGCACCGACTGACCGTACGCGCGTGCGCCGCGTGCCGGAGCGCGGCGATTACGAACGCGCGACGCTGGATGCGATCGTCGACGCCGCGCACCTTTGCCATCTCGCCTTCGCCGACGAACGCGGCGTGCACTGCATTCCGATGGCCTGCTGGCGCGAAGGCGATCATCTTTATCTGCACGGCTCGAACGGCAGCCGCTTGATCAGGCAGGCGGCATCGGGCGCGCAGGTCTGTGTGACGATCACCCACCTCGACGGGCTGGTGCTGGCGCGCTCGGCGTTCCATCACTCGATGAATTACCGCTGCGCAGTGATCTATGGCGTCTGCGAGCGCGTCGCCGACGAAGACAAGGCCGCCGCACTCGACGCCTTCATGGAAACCATCGCCCGCGGACGATCCCGCGAGGTTCGGCCGGGCAACGCAAAGGAACTGGCCGCAACCACAGTGCTACGCCTGCCGCTCGACGAATTCGCCTGCAAGACTCGCGCAGGCGGCCCGAAAGACGACGAGGACGACCTGGACCTGCCGGTCTGGGCCGGCGTGCTGCCGCTGGAACTGGCACCGCGCAGCGCCGTGCCCGATGGCGCTTACGAACAGACGCCCGAGTACATCGCGAAGTGGCGTTGA
- a CDS encoding cupin domain-containing protein has product MTSGFATEFSHVHPQDTPWEDQGLRDFFLYRDLGIAQATGGKVLAQLVKANIAPQEGTGWHRHEADFHIVIMLKGWARFMYGDKETLVAAGDCVHQAPGIVHYLFDYSEDMEYLEIVSPADFKTVGVEGPCAVPPVTPWNSEAA; this is encoded by the coding sequence ATGACTTCCGGATTCGCCACTGAGTTTTCACACGTCCATCCACAAGATACGCCCTGGGAGGATCAGGGGCTGCGCGACTTCTTCCTGTATCGCGATCTCGGTATCGCTCAGGCGACCGGCGGCAAGGTGCTGGCGCAACTCGTCAAGGCAAACATTGCACCACAGGAAGGCACCGGCTGGCACCGTCATGAGGCCGATTTCCATATCGTGATCATGCTGAAGGGCTGGGCGCGCTTCATGTACGGCGACAAGGAAACGCTGGTCGCCGCCGGGGATTGCGTGCATCAGGCGCCCGGCATCGTCCACTACCTGTTCGACTACTCCGAAGATATGGAGTATCTGGAGATCGTCTCTCCCGCCGACTTCAAGACCGTGGGCGTCGAGGGACCCTGCGCGGTGCCACCGGTCACGCCCTGGAACAGCGAAGCGGCTTGA
- the phaZ gene encoding polyhydroxyalkanoate depolymerase produces MNLFAYPAYQAFADATLPFRHGASLMNRSLAMWPDLADTPQGRSLRATCELITLAGLTHHRPPFDIGSVEVDGKKVGVVEEISATTPFCSLLHFRKDHAPTQPQPRVLVIAPMSGHFATLLRGTVRTMLPEHDVYITDWHNPRDVPLAEGRFGFDEFVQHVIDFTDQIGPGAHLLAVCQPTVAALAAVSLMAADNHPAQPASMTLMAGPIDTRVNPTRVNELAKSKPIEWFEQNLISAVPFGFAGATRRVYPGFVQLAAFMAMNLGRHFDSFETMHDERARGDHQKADAILVFYEEYFATMDLTADFYLETVDTVFQRHALPLHALEVRGRRVDPSAIRRTALLTVEGEKDDICAVGQTLAAQDLCDKLRPYLKTHHVQTGVGHYGVFNGRRWDRHIYPRVRSVIHDNEPRAVVVSAHAAPIQLAAASLVSPPPGSAPAAPAASGVTQADGPGGDEPVATNVFPLRRNSVSG; encoded by the coding sequence ATGAATCTGTTTGCCTATCCTGCCTACCAGGCCTTCGCCGACGCGACGCTGCCTTTCCGGCACGGCGCTTCGCTGATGAACCGGTCCCTCGCAATGTGGCCGGACCTGGCCGATACCCCGCAAGGCCGTTCGCTGCGTGCGACCTGTGAACTGATCACGCTTGCGGGCCTGACGCACCATCGTCCTCCATTTGACATCGGCTCGGTTGAAGTCGACGGTAAAAAAGTTGGGGTCGTCGAAGAAATCAGTGCTACGACGCCGTTCTGCTCGCTGCTTCATTTCCGCAAGGACCATGCGCCAACGCAACCTCAGCCGCGTGTACTGGTGATTGCGCCGATGTCGGGACACTTTGCGACGCTGCTGCGCGGCACGGTCCGCACCATGCTGCCGGAACACGACGTCTACATCACAGACTGGCACAATCCGCGCGATGTTCCCCTGGCCGAAGGGCGCTTCGGCTTCGATGAATTCGTGCAGCACGTGATCGACTTCACGGACCAGATCGGCCCCGGTGCGCACCTGCTCGCGGTGTGTCAACCAACGGTGGCCGCGCTGGCCGCCGTCTCGCTGATGGCCGCCGACAACCATCCGGCGCAGCCTGCGAGCATGACGTTGATGGCCGGACCGATCGACACGCGGGTCAATCCGACGCGCGTGAATGAACTCGCGAAGAGCAAGCCGATCGAGTGGTTCGAACAGAATCTGATCAGCGCCGTGCCGTTTGGTTTTGCGGGGGCGACGCGCCGGGTATATCCGGGTTTTGTGCAACTGGCCGCATTCATGGCGATGAATCTTGGGCGCCATTTCGACTCGTTCGAAACCATGCACGACGAACGCGCGAGGGGCGACCACCAGAAGGCCGACGCGATTCTCGTGTTCTACGAAGAATATTTCGCGACGATGGATCTCACCGCCGATTTCTACCTGGAAACGGTGGATACGGTATTCCAGCGTCACGCGCTGCCGTTGCATGCGCTCGAGGTGCGCGGACGGCGCGTCGATCCGTCGGCGATCCGGCGCACGGCGCTGCTGACGGTCGAAGGCGAAAAGGACGATATCTGCGCGGTCGGCCAGACGCTGGCGGCGCAGGATCTGTGCGACAAGCTGCGACCGTATCTGAAGACGCATCATGTGCAGACCGGCGTGGGTCACTACGGTGTGTTCAACGGGCGGCGCTGGGACCGGCACATCTACCCGCGTGTGCGCAGTGTGATTCACGACAACGAGCCGCGGGCGGTTGTCGTCAGCGCGCATGCGGCGCCGATTCAGCTTGCTGCTGCGTCGCTGGTCAGTCCGCCGCCGGGTTCCGCGCCCGCGGCGCCCGCGGCGAGCGGCGTTACCCAGGCCGATGGGCCCGGCGGCGATGAGCCGGTTGCGACCAACGTGTTTCCGTTACGGCGTAACAGCGTGTCGGGGTAG
- a CDS encoding glutathione S-transferase family protein, with protein sequence MANTTLTISSKNYSSWSLRGWLLTRLSGLPFEEIVMPIDDPAARAELLLLSPSILVPCLLHDDIRVWDTLAIAEYLNEVRPEAGLLPADRRERAHCRSICGEMHSGFASLRSALPMNLKAHFPDFKVWARAQSDIERIVAIWSECLAQYGGPFLFGERPNAGDAMYAPVVTRFVTYDVKLEPEIVAYGQRILALPDMQQWIADAQKEVEEIDELDVEF encoded by the coding sequence ATGGCGAATACCACGCTTACCATCAGCAGCAAGAACTATTCGTCCTGGTCGCTGCGCGGCTGGCTGCTCACGAGACTCAGCGGACTGCCTTTCGAAGAGATCGTCATGCCGATCGACGATCCCGCCGCGCGCGCGGAACTGCTGCTGCTGTCGCCGTCGATACTCGTACCGTGTCTGCTTCACGACGATATCAGGGTATGGGACACGCTGGCCATAGCTGAATACCTAAACGAGGTCCGCCCCGAGGCTGGCCTCCTGCCCGCCGACCGGCGCGAACGCGCGCACTGCCGCTCGATCTGCGGCGAGATGCATTCGGGCTTCGCTTCGCTGCGCTCGGCGCTGCCGATGAACCTGAAAGCGCACTTCCCCGACTTCAAGGTGTGGGCGCGTGCGCAATCCGATATCGAGCGGATCGTTGCAATCTGGAGCGAGTGTCTCGCGCAGTACGGTGGGCCGTTTCTGTTCGGCGAGCGGCCGAATGCCGGCGACGCGATGTACGCGCCCGTCGTCACGCGCTTCGTGACGTATGACGTCAAGCTCGAACCGGAAATCGTCGCCTACGGACAGCGCATTCTCGCGCTCCCGGACATGCAGCAGTGGATTGCGGACGCGCAGAAGGAAGTGGAGGAAATCGACGAACTAGATGTCGAGTTTTGA
- a CDS encoding DUF4440 domain-containing protein, giving the protein MTHALCEPSRITEPDLVAIRDELASREPVFHRPEWGTMRADFERMTAADFWETGASGRRYSREFVLDELERRYASPPLDDDWESCDFHCQRLAPDVYLLTYSLRQGARETRRSTIWERVGADWKIVFHQGTIVQDA; this is encoded by the coding sequence ATGACGCACGCCCTTTGTGAACCTTCGCGCATCACCGAACCGGATCTGGTTGCCATTCGTGACGAACTGGCGAGCCGCGAACCAGTCTTTCATCGTCCGGAGTGGGGCACGATGCGCGCCGACTTCGAGAGGATGACGGCTGCGGACTTCTGGGAAACGGGCGCGTCCGGCAGGCGTTATAGCCGGGAGTTTGTCCTCGACGAACTCGAACGGCGCTACGCGTCACCGCCGCTCGACGACGACTGGGAAAGCTGCGACTTCCACTGCCAGCGGCTCGCCCCCGACGTCTATCTGTTGACCTACTCCCTGCGCCAGGGCGCGCGGGAAACGCGCCGCTCGACGATCTGGGAACGCGTCGGCGCCGACTGGAAGATCGTCTTTCATCAGGGAACGATCGTGCAGGATGCCTGA
- the glnH gene encoding glutamine ABC transporter substrate-binding protein GlnH yields the protein MGRRSFLMSVVAVAMLGTSLAHAESKELVVGTDTSFMPFEFKQGDKYVGFDLDLWAEIAKDQGWTYKIQPMDFSGLIPALQTQNIDVALSGMTIKEERKKAIDFSTPYYDSGLAAMVQTGNTSIKSIDDLNGKVIAAKTGTATIDWIKAHLKPKEIRQFPNIDEAYLALEAGRVDAAMHDTPNVLYFVNTAGKGKVKVAGDPVSGDKYGIGFPKGSPLVPKVNEELVKIKADGRYAKLYKKWFGSEPPKS from the coding sequence ATGGGACGCCGTTCCTTCCTGATGTCTGTCGTTGCCGTTGCGATGCTCGGCACGAGCCTCGCTCATGCCGAGAGCAAAGAACTGGTCGTCGGCACCGACACCTCGTTCATGCCGTTCGAGTTCAAGCAGGGTGACAAGTATGTCGGTTTCGATCTCGACCTGTGGGCCGAAATCGCCAAAGACCAGGGCTGGACGTACAAGATCCAGCCGATGGACTTCAGCGGCCTGATTCCGGCGCTTCAGACGCAGAACATCGACGTGGCGCTGTCGGGCATGACCATCAAGGAAGAGCGCAAGAAAGCCATCGACTTTTCCACGCCGTACTACGATAGCGGCCTCGCCGCGATGGTGCAGACGGGCAACACCAGCATCAAGTCGATCGACGACCTCAACGGCAAGGTCATCGCGGCGAAGACCGGCACGGCAACCATCGACTGGATCAAGGCGCACCTGAAGCCGAAGGAAATCCGCCAGTTCCCGAACATCGACGAGGCGTACCTTGCACTCGAAGCTGGCCGCGTGGACGCGGCCATGCATGACACGCCGAATGTGCTGTATTTCGTCAACACTGCGGGCAAGGGCAAGGTCAAGGTCGCGGGCGATCCGGTTAGCGGCGACAAATACGGCATCGGCTTCCCGAAGGGCAGCCCGCTCGTGCCGAAGGTCAACGAGGAACTCGTGAAGATCAAGGCGGATGGCCGCTACGCGAAGCTGTACAAGAAGTGGTTCGGCTCCGAACCACCCAAGTCGTAA
- the glnP gene encoding glutamine ABC transporter permease GlnP, which yields MEFDWSVIWTALPDLLEGVKLTIFIAFFGLVGGFIVGIVAGMFRAYGPTALNVVAQVYVELIRGTPIVVQVMFLYFALPLLAHIRIDGLTAAIIAITVNSGAYLAEVVRGALLSIPKGLMEAGLAMGLSMPRVLGKIIGPLAFRRLIPPLGNQCIVSLKDTSLFIVIGVGELTRKGQEIIAGNFRAVEIWSVVAIIYLVLTGVMTLSLRVVEKRMRIL from the coding sequence GTGGAATTCGATTGGTCAGTTATCTGGACAGCGTTGCCAGACCTGCTGGAGGGCGTGAAGCTCACCATCTTTATCGCGTTTTTCGGGCTCGTCGGCGGGTTCATTGTCGGCATCGTTGCCGGTATGTTCCGCGCGTACGGACCCACGGCGCTGAACGTCGTCGCTCAGGTCTACGTCGAGCTGATCCGTGGCACGCCGATTGTCGTGCAGGTCATGTTTCTCTACTTCGCGCTTCCCCTGCTCGCGCATATCCGTATCGATGGCCTCACAGCCGCCATCATCGCAATCACTGTGAATTCGGGTGCCTACCTTGCGGAGGTGGTGCGCGGTGCGTTGCTGTCGATTCCTAAAGGCCTGATGGAAGCAGGCCTTGCGATGGGGCTTTCGATGCCGCGCGTGCTGGGGAAAATCATTGGGCCGCTTGCATTTCGTCGCCTGATTCCGCCATTGGGCAATCAGTGCATCGTCAGCCTGAAGGATACGTCGCTCTTCATCGTCATCGGCGTGGGCGAATTGACACGCAAGGGCCAGGAAATCATCGCCGGCAATTTCCGTGCGGTCGAGATATGGTCCGTCGTGGCGATCATCTACCTTGTGCTGACTGGCGTCATGACGCTTTCGCTGCGGGTCGTTGAAAAGAGGATGCGCATATTATGA
- the glnQ gene encoding glutamine ABC transporter ATP-binding protein GlnQ produces MRMVEFQNVSKSFGHVPVLKDINLRIDSGEVVVVVGPSGSGKSTMLRCINALEKITGGELLVDGQSVKGNASVIRTIRLEAGMVFQQFNLFPQMTALENVMFGPVQVRSASRAEARDQAMALLDKVGLESRANHYPSELSGGQQQRVAIARALAIRPKLMLFDEPTSALDPELRHEVLKVMQDLATEGMTMIVVTHEIGFAKRVGTRLLFMDQGGIAEDGEPAALIDQPPTQRLKDFLKHVS; encoded by the coding sequence ATGAGAATGGTCGAATTTCAAAACGTCTCGAAGAGTTTTGGCCACGTTCCCGTGCTCAAGGACATCAATCTTCGAATCGACAGCGGTGAGGTGGTTGTCGTCGTAGGTCCATCGGGCTCAGGCAAATCAACGATGCTTCGTTGTATCAATGCGCTCGAGAAAATCACTGGCGGCGAGTTGCTCGTGGACGGTCAGAGTGTCAAAGGCAACGCTTCGGTCATCCGTACGATCCGGCTGGAAGCGGGTATGGTCTTTCAGCAGTTCAACCTGTTTCCGCAGATGACCGCGCTCGAAAACGTGATGTTCGGCCCTGTCCAGGTGCGCAGCGCGTCGCGTGCCGAGGCACGCGATCAGGCGATGGCGTTGCTCGACAAGGTCGGGCTCGAATCGAGAGCCAATCACTACCCGTCCGAGCTATCCGGTGGACAGCAGCAACGGGTTGCCATTGCGCGTGCCCTCGCCATCCGGCCGAAGCTGATGCTCTTCGACGAGCCTACGTCCGCGCTCGACCCCGAGTTGCGTCACGAAGTGCTGAAAGTCATGCAGGACCTCGCGACGGAAGGCATGACGATGATCGTCGTGACGCACGAGATTGGATTCGCGAAGCGGGTTGGAACGCGACTGCTGTTCATGGACCAGGGTGGTATCGCTGAGGACGGCGAGCCTGCCGCACTGATCGATCAGCCGCCCACGCAGCGACTCAAGGATTTCCTGAAACACGTGTCTTGA
- a CDS encoding C45 family peptidase, with amino-acid sequence MQVLTPAVISGSPYDIGYGLGMLARPSMDAYMAQSSAWRAVSQWRGRAFVQGLRQAAEAMFPDHVAELDGMAAGLGWAAEDVFLWNCRGELIHNAPDGCTTLAAGSNDARFIAHNEDGDPYLRDRCALVDVRPTGKPGFLSFYYPGSLPGHTFAVNRAGLVQAINNIRIKTPATGVPRMILSRAVLDASSLDEAVNTLGVAPRSSGFHHTLGCVGDDRLLSIEATVKRCSVQTIEKLSGHTNHLIHPGCEREAQIVTASSGDRQARLGQLLPALGEVGRVPLLQVLSDRAPQGLPIYRDDPADPDDENTLATALFVIRDDGVEFEVRQQGELRFKQFVTQEPRPAAAS; translated from the coding sequence ATGCAGGTACTCACTCCCGCCGTCATCTCCGGCTCTCCGTACGACATCGGCTACGGCCTCGGCATGCTGGCCCGGCCGTCCATGGACGCATACATGGCGCAAAGCAGTGCATGGCGGGCGGTCAGCCAGTGGCGCGGCCGCGCGTTTGTCCAAGGGCTGCGGCAAGCCGCAGAAGCCATGTTCCCGGACCATGTCGCCGAGCTTGACGGCATGGCGGCCGGCCTCGGATGGGCCGCGGAAGATGTATTTCTGTGGAACTGCCGGGGGGAGTTGATTCACAACGCGCCCGACGGATGCACTACGCTGGCGGCGGGATCAAACGATGCGCGCTTCATCGCGCACAACGAGGACGGCGACCCGTACCTACGCGACAGGTGCGCGCTTGTCGATGTTCGCCCGACCGGCAAGCCGGGTTTCCTGAGCTTCTACTACCCGGGTTCGCTGCCCGGGCACACGTTCGCGGTGAACCGCGCGGGGCTCGTGCAGGCGATCAACAACATCCGCATCAAGACGCCCGCGACCGGCGTCCCTCGCATGATCTTGTCGCGTGCGGTGCTGGACGCCAGTTCGCTCGATGAGGCCGTCAACACGCTAGGCGTTGCGCCGCGTTCAAGCGGCTTTCACCATACCTTGGGGTGCGTCGGAGACGATCGTCTGCTCAGCATTGAAGCAACCGTGAAGCGCTGCTCAGTACAGACTATCGAGAAGCTTTCGGGCCACACGAATCATCTGATTCATCCGGGTTGCGAACGCGAGGCACAGATTGTCACCGCCTCGTCCGGCGACCGGCAGGCGAGACTCGGCCAGCTGCTCCCTGCCCTTGGCGAAGTCGGTCGCGTGCCGCTGCTTCAGGTGCTGTCCGATCGCGCGCCACAGGGCTTACCCATTTACCGCGACGATCCGGCCGATCCCGACGACGAAAACACACTGGCAACCGCGCTCTTCGTCATCAGGGACGACGGAGTAGAGTTTGAAGTTCGCCAGCAAGGCGAGCTTCGGTTCAAGCAATTCGTTACGCAAGAGCCGCGGCCAGCCGCCGCGTCCTGA
- a CDS encoding aspartate aminotransferase family protein, with protein sequence MTTVFHRAPRATLPVAVAGDGIEIIDSNGRRYIDACGGAAVSCLGHSNQRVIDAIKRQVQKLPFAHTSFFTTDIAEELADRLVNAAPKGLGHVYFVSGGSEAIEAALKLARQYFVEKGQPERRHFIARRQSYHGNTLGALAIGGNAWRREPFLPILIEAHHVSPCYAYREQRAGETEEAFAQRLADELEAKILELGPESVAAFVAETVVGATAGAVPPVREYFRKIRAVCDKYGVLLILDEIMSGMGRTGYLFACEEDGISPDILTIAKGLGAGYQAIGATLVSDEIYNTIVAGSGFFQHGHTYIGHATACAAALEVQRVIAEDRLLDNVKARGEQLRSLLRGHYADHPFVGDVRGRGLFVGVELVQNRDTKAPFDPQKKLNSVVKSEAMKRGLMVYPMGGTVDGNQGDHILVAPPFICTEQQIETIVGRLTDAVDAALSSIGAPAAR encoded by the coding sequence ATGACGACCGTATTTCACCGCGCGCCCCGCGCAACACTTCCCGTCGCCGTGGCTGGCGACGGCATCGAGATCATCGATTCCAACGGCAGGCGCTACATCGACGCGTGCGGCGGCGCTGCGGTTTCCTGCCTGGGTCACAGCAATCAGCGGGTCATCGACGCCATCAAGCGTCAGGTCCAGAAACTCCCGTTTGCACATACATCGTTCTTCACGACAGACATTGCCGAAGAACTCGCGGATCGCCTCGTCAACGCAGCGCCGAAAGGACTGGGACATGTGTACTTCGTCTCCGGCGGTTCCGAGGCTATCGAGGCCGCGCTGAAACTTGCACGTCAGTACTTTGTGGAGAAGGGGCAGCCCGAGCGGCGCCATTTCATCGCGCGCCGCCAGAGCTATCACGGCAACACGCTGGGTGCGCTGGCGATCGGCGGCAACGCATGGCGTCGTGAACCATTTCTGCCGATCCTGATCGAGGCACACCACGTCAGCCCTTGCTACGCGTATCGCGAACAACGCGCGGGCGAGACGGAAGAAGCGTTCGCGCAACGTCTCGCAGACGAACTCGAAGCAAAGATTCTCGAACTCGGACCGGAGTCGGTTGCGGCCTTTGTCGCGGAGACTGTCGTCGGCGCGACGGCTGGCGCCGTGCCGCCGGTGCGTGAGTACTTCCGCAAGATTCGTGCAGTCTGCGATAAGTATGGCGTTCTGCTGATTCTCGATGAAATCATGTCAGGCATGGGGCGCACGGGCTATCTCTTCGCGTGCGAGGAAGACGGCATCTCGCCCGACATTCTCACCATCGCCAAGGGGCTGGGCGCCGGCTACCAGGCCATCGGTGCCACGCTCGTCAGCGACGAAATCTATAACACCATCGTCGCCGGCTCCGGCTTCTTCCAGCACGGCCACACGTACATCGGCCACGCCACGGCATGTGCAGCAGCACTCGAAGTGCAGCGTGTCATTGCGGAAGACCGGTTGCTCGACAACGTGAAGGCGCGCGGCGAACAGCTGCGTTCGCTGCTCCGCGGCCATTATGCGGATCATCCTTTTGTAGGGGACGTACGGGGGCGAGGTCTTTTTGTCGGCGTCGAACTCGTCCAGAATCGCGACACCAAGGCACCCTTCGACCCGCAGAAAAAGCTGAATTCAGTCGTCAAGAGCGAGGCGATGAAGCGCGGGCTGATGGTCTATCCGATGGGCGGCACCGTCGACGGCAATCAGGGCGACCATATTCTTGTCGCCCCCCCGTTCATCTGCACGGAGCAGCAGATCGAAACCATCGTCGGCCGGTTGACGGATGCCGTCGACGCAGCCCTGTCTTCTATCGGCGCCCCGGCAGCCCGCTGA
- the phoU gene encoding phosphate signaling complex protein PhoU: protein MSDKHTSSTFDGDLKRLTSRLLEMGGLVELQIASAMDALQTFDLPLVEQILEGEHRLNTMEVEVDEEVSNVIARRQPAARDLRFLMATSRCVTNLERAGDEAGKIAKRIRSLAMNRAGRSVDIAEIKISGEMALQILRRALDAFARMDTESARQIIRDDVSIDNEFRAFMRKLVTCMTEDPRSISTGLDYLFIAKAIERIGDHATNLAESVVYVVHGTDVRHQPLRRIEGMASDS, encoded by the coding sequence TTGTCGGACAAGCACACTTCGAGCACATTCGATGGCGACCTCAAGCGGCTCACCAGCCGCTTGCTGGAGATGGGCGGTCTCGTGGAACTGCAGATCGCCTCGGCAATGGATGCCCTGCAGACCTTCGATTTGCCGCTCGTCGAGCAGATTCTCGAGGGTGAGCATCGACTCAACACGATGGAAGTCGAAGTCGACGAAGAAGTGAGCAACGTCATTGCGCGTCGGCAACCGGCTGCTCGCGACCTGCGCTTTCTGATGGCGACTTCCCGATGCGTCACGAACCTGGAGCGCGCGGGCGATGAGGCCGGCAAGATCGCCAAGCGGATTCGCAGCCTTGCGATGAATCGGGCAGGACGCAGCGTCGATATCGCTGAAATCAAGATCTCGGGTGAGATGGCGTTGCAGATTCTTCGCAGGGCGCTGGACGCATTCGCACGCATGGACACGGAGTCGGCAAGACAGATCATTCGTGACGACGTGTCTATCGATAACGAGTTTCGTGCCTTCATGCGCAAGCTGGTCACCTGCATGACGGAAGATCCCCGGTCCATCTCTACCGGCCTGGATTATCTCTTCATCGCGAAGGCCATCGAGCGCATCGGCGACCACGCGACCAACCTCGCCGAGTCCGTCGTCTACGTGGTGCACGGCACCGACGTTCGCCACCAGCCGTTACGACGCATCGAGGGCATGGCGTCCGATAGTTGA
- a CDS encoding MFS transporter, translating to MSDRALQRRVLAATSVSYVVVILDTSIVNVALERIAQSLATDIAGLQWIVNAYTLTFAALLPTGGALGDRWGARNTYLAGLVVFTLASALCGVAPGLTVLTVARVLQGIGAALLVPCSLTLLNHAWPDPGERARAIGVWAGGGGAALAAGPLVGGVLIHLFGWRSIFLANVPIGLAGVWLTSRIARDPQTATSRPLDLGGQLTAIVALGSLVGVLIEGSAAGWRSPPVVAGILLCVAAWILFVAIETRHSQPMLPLSFFADRVFVGSAIAAMTTALTSFGIIFVLSLYFQQVRGYAPLWAGVAFLPLTIVVTGGNMLAGRLVKSYGARWPVLTGLLLQAAGFLGLLLSTPASPYWLVALPLPAIGLGGGFITPAATAALMGSVEKSRAGMAAGVLNSARQTGAALGVAIFGMLLAARDPFDAGMRAVLWTAAGMSLAAALVWWRAVATTRRKAHPHHV from the coding sequence ATGTCAGACCGTGCTCTTCAGCGCCGCGTGCTTGCGGCGACGAGCGTCAGTTACGTCGTGGTCATTCTCGACACGTCGATCGTCAACGTCGCACTCGAACGTATCGCACAGTCCCTCGCGACCGACATCGCCGGCCTGCAGTGGATCGTGAACGCGTACACGCTCACGTTCGCGGCCTTGCTGCCGACGGGCGGTGCCCTCGGCGACCGGTGGGGCGCACGCAATACCTATCTCGCCGGGCTCGTGGTTTTCACGCTGGCTTCGGCACTGTGCGGCGTCGCCCCTGGTCTGACGGTGCTGACAGTCGCGCGCGTCTTGCAGGGCATCGGCGCGGCGTTGCTTGTGCCGTGTTCGCTGACGCTGCTCAACCACGCATGGCCTGACCCGGGAGAACGGGCGCGTGCGATCGGCGTGTGGGCCGGAGGGGGTGGCGCCGCGCTCGCAGCCGGTCCACTGGTGGGCGGTGTGCTGATCCATCTGTTCGGCTGGCGCAGCATCTTTCTTGCCAACGTGCCGATTGGCCTCGCAGGCGTATGGCTGACATCGCGGATCGCCCGCGACCCACAGACCGCCACGAGCCGGCCGCTCGATCTCGGCGGACAGTTGACCGCGATCGTGGCGCTCGGCTCGCTGGTCGGCGTATTGATCGAAGGCAGCGCCGCAGGTTGGCGCTCGCCGCCGGTCGTTGCGGGCATCCTGCTTTGTGTGGCGGCGTGGATACTGTTCGTAGCGATCGAAACGCGACACTCACAGCCGATGCTGCCGCTGTCGTTTTTCGCGGACCGCGTGTTCGTCGGTTCAGCGATCGCAGCCATGACGACGGCGCTGACGTCGTTCGGCATCATCTTCGTGCTCAGCCTGTATTTCCAGCAGGTGCGCGGCTACGCTCCGTTGTGGGCGGGCGTCGCGTTTCTGCCGCTGACTATTGTGGTGACCGGTGGCAACATGCTTGCCGGCAGACTGGTCAAGTCATACGGCGCCCGTTGGCCGGTGCTCACCGGTTTGCTGCTGCAGGCCGCCGGCTTTCTTGGTCTGCTACTTTCCACGCCCGCATCACCTTACTGGCTTGTTGCATTGCCATTGCCGGCGATTGGTCTCGGCGGCGGCTTCATCACGCCAGCGGCAACGGCAGCGCTGATGGGCAGCGTCGAAAAGAGCCGTGCCGGCATGGCGGCCGGGGTGCTCAACTCGGCGCGTCAAACGGGTGCGGCGTTGGGCGTCGCTATCTTCGGCATGCTGCTTGCCGCGCGTGACCCGTTCGACGCCGGCATGCGGGCCGTACTGTGGACGGCTGCGGGGATGTCGCTGGCGGCGGCGCTGGTGTGGTGGCGGGCAGTGGCCACGACGCGTCGCAAGGCGCATCCGCATCACGTCTAA